In Scylla paramamosain isolate STU-SP2022 chromosome 30, ASM3559412v1, whole genome shotgun sequence, the following are encoded in one genomic region:
- the LOC135115860 gene encoding uncharacterized protein LOC135115860, with protein sequence MPETQEPQKTPQSLVTENLLRATLKADKGDDAEFLSYEVKDFTSKGDNYACVVTSALVRYRQGDQKEKEVSYVAKCNPCRKQEMFDSFTNMAFIKEAAFYYNIVPLINAELEAMGQEPLRLPACYVNHSVEGEQVLMMRDLRTDGFKMFDRKKGMDKAHTTLVIRELARLHAASVIAQDKMSEPIEDTHDFLLMDFDTVEIPGGDKMFEMVFASNLTNGAKMAEKIGGYEKVAEWLNSKSKEGMAMFIDCIRTKNEPFNVLCHGDCWNNNILFKYDETGKPIDVRLIDLQICRKASPATDLNYFMYTSLNGPERKENLQAFLEIYYDTFSQVLSGAGKAMPFNLEELKKEYHRLNLFGFIMALMVVPVVVAEAADVMDLDEFSGDVEEGIKNFQDKAMAQLDSNPLLQPRLLATYDEMLEYGVI encoded by the exons A TGCCCGAGACGCAGGAGCCACAGAAGACCCCGCAGTCTCTCGTAACCGAGAACCTTCTGCGGGCGACGCTGAAGGCGGACAAGGGTGATGACGCTGAATTTCTTTCCTATGAGGTGAAGGACTTCACTAGTAAAGGCGACAACTACGCCTGTGTCGTCACCAGTGCACTCGTCCGCTACCGCCAAGGGGaccagaaagagaaggaggtatCTTACGTGGCCAAGTGTAATCCCTGCCGGAAACAAGAAATGTTTGATTCATTTACCAATATGGCTTTCATTAAAGAAGCGGCCTTCTACTACAATATTGTGCCGCTGATCAACGCAGAGCTTGAAGCCATGGGGCAGGAGCCGCTGCGCTTGCCGGCCTGCTACGTGAACCACTCAGTGGAGGGCGAGCAGGTCCTCATGATGAGGGACCTGAGAACTGATGGCTTTAAGATGTTCGACCGCAAGAAGGGCATGGATAAGGCACACACCACACTGGTAATACGCGAACTGGCACGTTTGCACGCCGCTTCCGTCATCGCGCAAGACAAAATGTCTGAGCCCATTGAGGACACCCATGACTTCCTCCTGATGGACTTTGACACTGTCGAGATTCCCGGTGGAGACAAAATGTTTGAAATGGTGTTTGCCTCTAACTTGACTAACGGGGCGAAAATGGCGGAGAAGATCGGTGGCTATGAGAAGGTGGCGGAGTGGTTGAACAGCAAGTCCAAGGAAGGCATGGCCATGTTTATTGACTGCATCAGGACCAAGAATGAGCCATTCAACGTGCTGTGCCACGGCGACTGCTGGAACAACAACATTCTCttcaa GTACGACGAGACAGGTAAGCCCATAGACGTGCGCCTTATCGACCTTCAAATCTGCCGCAAGGCCTCCCCAGCCACGGACCTCAACtactttatgtacacgagtctCAACGGAcctgaaagaaaggagaacctGCAAGCGTTCCTCGAAATCTACTACGACACCTTCAGCCAGGTACTCTCAGGGGCTGGAAAGGCGATGCCCTTCAATCTTGAGGAATTGAAGAAGGAATATCACAGGTTGAACCTCTTCGGTTTCATCATGGCTCTGATGgtggtgccggtggtggtggcggaggcagCTGATGTAATGGACTTAGACGAATTTAGTGGCGAtgtggaagagggaataaagaacTTTCAGGATAAGGCGATGGCGCAACTGGACTCCAATCCTTTGCTTCAGCCTCGCCTCCTTGCCACTTACGATGAAATGTTGGAGTACGGCGTgatctaa